CGCGGACCACCGGCGGCTCGACGCGGCTCAGGACCCGCGGAATCGCCGGTGGCAGGAGGTTCGGCTCAGATCGAGATGATCAGCATCGCGAGGATCACCGCCAGCGCCATCCCGGCCAGCGGCAGCAGCACGATGACGAACAGATCCGCGAACCGCTCCCCGCGCATCTCAGGCCCCCGCTCAGCCGTGCCTGCGGGAACGGCGGTTGACCCACCACTGGCCGCCGTCGTGCACGGCGTTGAGGGCCTTCGTCCCGGCTATGCCGAGAGCGGAGAGCACGAGGACGGCAGCGACCAGGCCGATGGCGACAAGCCCGACGAGAACGGCGACAACGATGGCACCCATGTGAGCACCGTCTCACACTTTGGCCGATCAAGGGAGACTCAGATCACAAGATCACCGGATGGCAGCAACGACTTCGGCCAGACGCCGCGCCGTGGCGTCCGCGACCTCTTCGCTGGGCGCCTCCACCATCACCCGGACCAGCTGCTCGGTGCCGGACGGGCGCAGCAGCACCCGGCCCTTCTCGCCCAGCTCGGCCTCCGCCGCGGCGACCGCCTCGGACACCGACGGCGCCGCCACGGCCAGCGAGCGGTCCACGACCTTCACGTTCACCAGCACCTGCGGCAACCGGACCATCGTGGTGGCGAGCGACGCGAGCGTCTCGCCCGTCGCGGCCATCCGACCCATCAGGCGCAGCGCCGTGAGCACGCCGTCGCCGGTGGTGGCGTGGCCGGGCAGCACCACGTGACCGGACTGCTCGCCGCCCAGCGAGAACCCGCCGGCGCGCAGCTCCTCCAGCACGTAGCGGTCCCCGACCTTCGTGGTGCGCAGCTTCACGCCGTGGTCGCGCATCGCCAGGTGCAGCCCCAGGTTGCTCATCACCGTCGCGACCAGGGTCTCGTCGGCGAGCTCGCCGGACTCCTTCATCGCCACGGCCAGGATCGCGAGGATCTGGTCCCCGTCGACGACCTCGCCCGCGGCGTCCACCGCGAGGCAGCGATCCGCGTCACCGTCGTGCGCGATGCCCAGGTCGGCGCCGTGCTCCAGCACCGCCGCCCGCACCTCGTCGAGGTGGGTCGAGCCCACGCCGTCGTTGATGTTGAGC
This window of the Saccharopolyspora gloriosae genome carries:
- the glmM gene encoding phosphoglucosamine mutase; its protein translation is MSRLFGTDGVRGLANSDLTPELALSVAASAARVLYDRDDSRRRVALVGRDPRASGEMLEAAVTAGLTSAGMDVLRVGVLPTPAVAYLVGELGADIGVMISASHNPMPDNGIKLFAAGGHKLPDAVEDEIAARLHEDVQRPTGSHVGRVRDVPDSVQRYVDHLLVATPQRLDGIRVVVDCANGAASSAGPEAYRRAGADVVALHADPDGLNINDGVGSTHLDEVRAAVLEHGADLGIAHDGDADRCLAVDAAGEVVDGDQILAILAVAMKESGELADETLVATVMSNLGLHLAMRDHGVKLRTTKVGDRYVLEELRAGGFSLGGEQSGHVVLPGHATTGDGVLTALRLMGRMAATGETLASLATTMVRLPQVLVNVKVVDRSLAVAAPSVSEAVAAAEAELGEKGRVLLRPSGTEQLVRVMVEAPSEEVADATARRLAEVVAAIR